A part of Candidatus Moraniibacteriota bacterium genomic DNA contains:
- a CDS encoding antibiotic biosynthesis monooxygenase, whose protein sequence is MKYGQFTTFQTADGKVEELRNILLQASKEMCVTKSCQQYTIGSDKEAANTLHVFEVWETKEDHDSSLNSEEAKELISKAMPLLAGRPQSVAMEISE, encoded by the coding sequence ATGAAATACGGACAATTCACAACTTTCCAGACTGCAGATGGAAAGGTCGAGGAACTGAGAAACATTCTTCTGCAAGCTTCCAAAGAGATGTGCGTTACCAAAAGCTGTCAGCAATACACAATCGGTAGCGACAAGGAAGCCGCGAATACTCTTCACGTATTCGAAGTATGGGAAACCAAGGAAGATCATGATTCATCTCTGAATTCAGAAGAAGCCAAAGAACTCATCAGCAAAGCAATGCCACTTTTAGCAGGCAGACCTCAAAGCGTAGCAATGGAAATAAGCGAGTAG
- a CDS encoding FAD:protein FMN transferase, whose amino-acid sequence MLPYKHEYDAFGSHWEITVWDAISEQDFRTMTQEILRRSDQFEQYFSRFIPTSLVSRIATEKQTGALEVPADFTAMLRPYIHLYEATAGKITPLVGHTLSDLGYDADYSLTPREIIRLSPDLLETVTILDDTSISLKCPVLFDFGAIGKGYFCDRIADFLREEHVEQFLVNGSGDIVYESTGMPIQVGIEHPGDATKVVGSVEMTRGALCASGTNRRRWRNHHHIIDPDTTESPEQFLATWVIAENAALADILATALFLAKPDALRKVYPFEYATLDTDLTLRQSPDFQAATY is encoded by the coding sequence ATGCTCCCCTACAAACACGAATACGACGCCTTTGGATCACATTGGGAAATCACGGTGTGGGACGCGATTTCAGAACAGGATTTCAGAACGATGACACAAGAAATACTTAGAAGATCAGATCAATTCGAACAATATTTCTCTCGTTTCATCCCGACGTCACTCGTCTCGCGCATCGCGACCGAGAAGCAGACAGGCGCTCTCGAAGTGCCCGCTGACTTCACAGCAATGCTTCGTCCCTACATACACCTCTATGAGGCGACAGCAGGGAAAATCACGCCCCTCGTCGGACACACCCTCTCCGATCTCGGCTACGATGCCGACTACTCACTCACGCCAAGAGAGATCATCCGGCTCTCCCCTGATCTCTTGGAAACGGTCACCATCCTCGACGACACGAGCATTTCTCTCAAGTGCCCCGTCCTCTTTGACTTCGGCGCGATTGGCAAGGGCTACTTCTGCGATCGTATTGCGGACTTCTTGCGTGAGGAACACGTCGAACAATTCCTTGTCAATGGAAGCGGCGACATCGTCTATGAAAGCACTGGCATGCCGATACAGGTCGGGATCGAGCATCCGGGCGACGCAACCAAAGTCGTCGGATCAGTCGAAATGACCCGAGGCGCCCTGTGTGCAAGTGGCACCAATCGCCGCCGCTGGCGAAATCATCACCACATCATCGACCCTGACACCACCGAGTCCCCCGAGCAATTCCTCGCTACCTGGGTCATCGCCGAAAATGCCGCGCTCGCCGATATCCTTGCAACCGCCCTCTTCCTCGCCAAGCCAGACGCCCTCCGAAAGGTCTATCCCTTCGAATACGCCACACTCGACACAGACCTCACCCTCCGCCAATCCCCAGACTTCCAAGCAGCAACATACTGA
- a CDS encoding DUF4446 family protein — protein MGILCIAQFFLIRKLFRKASQFEERQKMFLKGKRGADLEAVILRHDQEVGNLDTEIQELFAITENIRALATIGIHKVGIVRFNPFQDTGSNQSWSIALLDGNTTGIVISSLLSRESARVYAKPVVHGQAKDFPFTAEEKHAIELAQTSRDSKKTTLPLAETPSKSQSRAD, from the coding sequence GTGGGAATTCTCTGCATTGCACAGTTTTTCCTCATTAGGAAGCTTTTTCGCAAGGCGAGTCAATTCGAGGAACGACAAAAGATGTTTCTCAAAGGAAAGCGTGGCGCCGACCTCGAAGCCGTCATCTTGCGACACGACCAAGAAGTCGGCAATCTCGACACCGAGATTCAGGAGCTCTTTGCTATCACCGAAAACATCCGAGCACTCGCTACCATCGGCATACACAAAGTCGGCATCGTCCGCTTTAACCCCTTCCAAGATACCGGAAGCAACCAAAGCTGGAGTATCGCCCTCCTCGACGGAAATACGACAGGCATCGTCATCTCTTCCCTCCTCTCCCGAGAATCGGCACGCGTCTACGCAAAGCCCGTTGTACACGGACAAGCAAAAGACTTCCCCTTCACCGCCGAAGAAAAACACGCCATCGAACTCGCGCAAACATCCAGAGATTCCAAGAAAACTACCCTACCTCTAGCAGAAACCCCCTCAAAGTCTCAAAGTAGGGCAGATTGA
- a CDS encoding translation initiation factor IF-2, whose product MDEPITTDEPKKIVKIPSSVSVKHLAEIFGTPVSTVIMELMKNKILATINEEIDFETASIIAQDMGFETEEDLETSGSETLTLERLLEICAQEKASGKTLDTRPAVVTILGHVDHGKTTLLDTIRTTNVAGKESGGITQAISAYQVKKRGELITFIDTPGHEAFSAMRERGVALADIAILVVAADDGVRPQTKEVISYIREHHIPTIVAINKVDKPEANIPRVKQELADNDILLEEWGGNYPAVEISAKHGKNIDKLLEHIILVAEVNDFQSDAKRDGLALVLESHLDPQKGPVAVALVKTGTLKVGQDVTVGSAYGRIRRLEDFVGKNILSALPSTPVRLYGLSTAPNTNDVIQVVSSKVAARLKSRERMTGGATKKDVQVVLNDDVKKFPLLIKTDVHGSLEAIEQILSTIPSDEIVIDIVAKGVGSITESDVRIAASANALIVGFNVNPTPVASRIAETAKIDIKSFSIIYKLVEFVKEKLSALLPPEVIRTDLGTLSVLAVFKTGKHDMIVGGRVSDGKILKGSQIEIKREGEIVGTGRLASLQQNKKNTDEVGSGNECGLTIDTTTKIQVGDTILSFTIEEKRRTL is encoded by the coding sequence ATGGATGAACCCATCACAACCGACGAGCCGAAGAAAATAGTCAAAATACCGTCATCCGTCAGTGTCAAACACCTTGCGGAAATCTTTGGTACGCCGGTCTCGACGGTCATCATGGAACTCATGAAGAACAAAATCCTCGCAACCATCAACGAGGAAATCGACTTCGAAACCGCGAGTATCATCGCCCAAGACATGGGATTTGAAACCGAAGAAGACCTCGAGACCAGCGGAAGTGAGACCCTCACTCTCGAGCGACTCCTCGAAATTTGCGCCCAAGAAAAAGCCTCAGGAAAAACCCTCGACACGCGCCCGGCAGTCGTCACTATCTTGGGACACGTCGACCATGGCAAGACGACGCTCCTCGATACCATCCGCACCACCAATGTCGCAGGCAAAGAGTCCGGTGGCATCACCCAAGCAATCAGCGCCTACCAGGTCAAGAAGCGTGGCGAACTCATCACATTCATTGATACACCAGGACACGAAGCCTTCTCTGCTATGCGCGAACGTGGCGTTGCACTCGCCGATATCGCTATCTTGGTTGTCGCTGCAGACGACGGTGTCCGCCCGCAAACCAAAGAAGTCATCTCCTATATCCGCGAACACCATATCCCTACCATCGTCGCCATCAACAAAGTCGACAAGCCCGAAGCGAATATCCCCCGCGTCAAACAAGAGCTCGCCGACAACGACATCCTCCTCGAAGAATGGGGTGGCAACTATCCAGCAGTCGAGATTAGCGCCAAGCACGGGAAAAATATCGACAAGCTCCTCGAACACATCATCCTCGTCGCCGAGGTCAATGATTTTCAAAGCGATGCAAAACGCGACGGACTCGCCCTCGTCCTCGAGTCACACCTCGACCCACAAAAAGGACCCGTCGCCGTTGCCCTCGTCAAGACTGGCACACTCAAGGTTGGACAAGATGTCACCGTTGGTAGTGCCTACGGTCGTATCCGTCGTCTCGAAGACTTCGTCGGAAAAAACATTCTCTCCGCATTACCGTCAACTCCCGTCCGACTCTATGGTTTGAGCACCGCGCCCAATACCAATGACGTCATCCAAGTCGTGAGCAGCAAAGTCGCCGCGCGACTCAAGTCTCGCGAACGCATGACCGGTGGCGCCACCAAGAAAGACGTTCAGGTTGTGCTGAATGACGATGTGAAGAAATTCCCCCTCCTTATAAAAACCGATGTCCACGGCTCACTCGAAGCAATCGAGCAAATCCTCTCAACGATTCCATCAGATGAAATCGTCATCGATATCGTCGCCAAAGGCGTCGGAAGCATCACCGAGAGCGACGTCCGCATCGCAGCGAGTGCCAACGCACTCATTGTCGGCTTCAATGTAAATCCCACGCCAGTTGCCAGTCGCATCGCCGAAACCGCCAAAATCGATATCAAGAGCTTCAGCATCATCTACAAGCTCGTCGAATTCGTCAAAGAAAAGCTCTCCGCTCTCCTCCCCCCCGAAGTCATTCGCACCGATCTCGGCACACTCTCCGTCCTCGCCGTCTTCAAAACCGGCAAACACGACATGATTGTCGGCGGTCGCGTGAGTGATGGCAAAATCCTCAAGGGATCGCAAATCGAAATCAAGCGCGAAGGAGAAATCGTCGGCACCGGTCGCCTCGCAAGCCTCCAGCAAAACAAGAAGAACACTGATGAGGTAGGAAGTGGCAACGAATGCGGGCTCACCATCGACACCACCACCAAAATCCAAGTCGGCGACACCATTCTTTCCTTCACCATCGAAGAAAAGCGCCGCACACTCTAA
- a CDS encoding HD domain-containing protein, with protein sequence MMTSQKGLQKIPIPVAETLATLEAAGFEAFVVGGSVRDLILGREPKDWDITTNAIPEEIQKIFPESFYENVFGTVGVKVEKFRSFSPAQGKMPRTQGRGKEEAHETKETPAIKNKKEHDIIEVTTYRAESGYDDKRHPSKVFFVQTIEEDLARRDFTMNAIALSANGTLVDPFNGQSDITAKTIRAVGNPGDRFGEDALRMLRAVRFSAELRTPMPIPKDALIEDNESTNLLHKNADWKIEPETFSAIQAHANDIQQISAERVSDELSKIILSKNPAEGIDLLRITGLLTYILPEVTAGVGVGQNLHHIYTVYEHNLRALATCPSSKLDVRLAALLHDVGKPQTKRGNGYRSTFYNHDHVGARITKKLLERLRFPSTVIEKATLLVDNHLFYYNVGEVTAASVRRLIRRVGLENMRDLMDIRIADRLGSGTPKGKPYKLRHLEYMIEKVSKDPVSVKMLAVNGRDLMGTLHLSPGPKIGAILDVLLAEVIEDPTKNTRETLLQRAELLDKEDIEHLRNLAKDRIEEKRNQDDHHVKQKHWVQ encoded by the coding sequence ATGATGACAAGTCAAAAAGGATTACAGAAAATCCCCATCCCTGTCGCTGAAACGCTCGCCACTCTCGAAGCGGCCGGATTTGAAGCGTTTGTCGTCGGCGGCAGTGTTCGTGATCTAATCCTGGGGAGAGAGCCAAAAGATTGGGATATCACCACCAATGCCATTCCCGAAGAAATTCAAAAAATATTTCCCGAGAGTTTTTACGAAAACGTCTTTGGCACCGTGGGAGTAAAGGTGGAAAAATTCCGCTCATTCTCCCCTGCCCAAGGAAAGATGCCGCGCACTCAAGGCAGAGGAAAGGAAGAAGCTCACGAGACAAAAGAAACTCCAGCCATCAAAAATAAAAAAGAGCACGACATCATCGAAGTCACCACCTACCGCGCCGAATCCGGCTATGACGACAAACGCCACCCGTCAAAAGTCTTCTTCGTGCAAACTATCGAAGAAGACCTCGCTCGCCGCGACTTCACCATGAATGCGATTGCTCTCTCGGCAAACGGAACACTTGTCGATCCCTTCAATGGTCAATCTGACATTACTGCGAAAACCATCCGAGCCGTCGGGAATCCGGGCGACCGCTTCGGCGAAGATGCTCTTCGTATGCTTCGCGCCGTCCGATTTTCTGCCGAACTCCGCACGCCGATGCCAATTCCCAAAGACGCTCTCATAGAAGACAACGAGTCCACAAACTTGTTGCACAAAAACGCCGACTGGAAAATAGAGCCGGAAACATTCTCCGCTATCCAAGCGCATGCGAACGATATCCAACAAATTTCCGCCGAACGCGTTTCGGATGAACTTTCCAAAATCATCCTTTCAAAGAACCCCGCCGAAGGCATAGACCTCTTGCGCATCACCGGACTCCTCACATATATCCTGCCGGAAGTGACCGCAGGCGTCGGCGTCGGGCAAAACCTCCACCATATCTACACCGTCTATGAGCACAATCTCCGCGCTCTCGCCACCTGCCCCTCGTCAAAACTCGATGTCCGCCTCGCCGCCCTCCTCCACGATGTTGGCAAGCCACAAACCAAACGTGGTAATGGCTATCGATCCACCTTCTACAATCACGACCATGTGGGCGCCCGCATCACCAAAAAGCTCTTGGAGCGACTCCGCTTCCCCAGCACGGTCATCGAGAAAGCAACACTCCTCGTTGACAACCACCTTTTTTACTATAATGTAGGAGAAGTGACCGCCGCTTCAGTCCGCCGCCTCATCCGACGCGTCGGTCTTGAGAACATGCGAGACCTCATGGATATTCGTATCGCCGACCGCCTCGGATCCGGCACACCCAAAGGAAAGCCCTACAAGCTCCGGCATTTGGAATACATGATTGAGAAGGTCTCCAAAGACCCCGTGTCCGTCAAAATGCTCGCCGTGAACGGTCGAGATCTCATGGGAACTCTCCATCTGTCACCGGGACCAAAAATCGGCGCCATACTCGACGTCCTCCTCGCCGAAGTGATTGAAGACCCGACAAAAAACACTCGAGAAACCCTCCTCCAACGAGCCGAATTACTCGACAAAGAAGACATAGAGCACCTCCGCAACCTCGCCAAAGACCGCATCGAAGAAAAACGCAACCAAGACGACCACCACGTTAAGCAGAAACACTGGGTACAGTAA
- a CDS encoding ribonucleotide-diphosphate reductase subunit beta, whose product MPIQKGAQPVDINKRRVINGGDADVMQLYPMRHTFAWEAYNVGNANHWLPTEISMQKDIEQWKARDVLSEDERKALKTVLGFFTTADSIAANNVVLAFYRHITSPECRMYLLRQAYEEAIHTHSYQYIVESLGLDESEIFNMYREVEAIYNKDAFILSFNEGIFDTSFRTGTFEADQKFLENMVVFSLILEGIFFYSSFAVMFGFQRQNKMPGSAEQIQYIMRDESQHLNFGINLINSIKEEQPELWTPEFQQHIVDLIRKAVVLEYTFAQEVFPRGIFGMNAEGFKQYIEHVADRRLERVGLPVQYHAENPFPWMSEAVDLSKEKNFFETRVTEYKVGGALEW is encoded by the coding sequence ATGCCAATACAAAAAGGAGCGCAACCGGTCGATATCAACAAGCGTCGCGTGATAAACGGCGGAGATGCGGATGTGATGCAGCTCTATCCGATGCGACACACGTTTGCCTGGGAAGCGTACAATGTCGGCAATGCCAATCACTGGCTTCCGACGGAGATATCCATGCAGAAGGATATCGAGCAATGGAAAGCGCGCGATGTGCTCTCAGAAGATGAGCGAAAGGCGCTCAAGACCGTGCTCGGATTCTTTACAACAGCCGACTCGATTGCTGCCAACAATGTCGTCTTGGCATTCTATCGGCACATCACGAGTCCGGAATGTCGCATGTATCTCCTCCGCCAGGCGTATGAAGAAGCGATTCACACGCATTCGTATCAGTATATTGTGGAGTCGCTCGGGCTTGATGAAAGCGAGATATTCAATATGTATCGCGAAGTGGAAGCAATCTACAACAAGGATGCATTTATTCTTTCTTTCAATGAAGGAATATTCGATACAAGTTTCCGAACGGGTACATTTGAAGCAGATCAGAAGTTTTTGGAGAATATGGTGGTGTTTTCACTTATTCTCGAGGGGATTTTCTTCTATAGCTCATTTGCTGTGATGTTTGGCTTCCAGCGGCAGAATAAGATGCCTGGGAGCGCTGAGCAGATACAATACATCATGCGCGATGAATCACAGCATCTCAATTTCGGCATCAATCTGATTAACTCCATTAAGGAGGAACAACCAGAGCTCTGGACGCCGGAGTTTCAACAGCATATTGTGGATCTCATCCGGAAGGCAGTGGTTTTGGAATATACTTTTGCGCAGGAAGTATTTCCGCGCGGTATATTTGGGATGAATGCCGAAGGGTTCAAACAGTATATCGAGCATGTCGCTGATCGACGGCTCGAGCGTGTGGGATTGCCGGTACAGTATCATGCGGAGAACCCCTTCCCATGGATGAGTGAGGCAGTCGACCTCTCCAAAGAAAAGAACTTCTTCGAGACACGCGTCACGGAGTACAAAGTTGGAGGGGCACTCGAGTGGTAG
- a CDS encoding ribonucleoside-diphosphate reductase subunit alpha, which produces MTETAQKIKKRNGDIVDFDARKIERALKGAFVEVKGKSDDARIHAISGAVASKLLQAFPRTVPSVEHVQDFAEKELMLEGLFDVAKAYIIYRYEHAKIREERKQEISRKIEQHELSVTKRSGKKEVFSLDKIRRTLGYHMIGIEKDIDLEAILRQCRLEVYDGISTKDVARVLTMIVRSMIEYDPAYSKLATNLLLDRLYREVLGADVTKETLLERHKQIFQRNILWGVKKGIFDARMLGFDLEKLANLFVLENDQLFEYMGLEILSSRYLLEDPETKLPLETPQMFWMRIAMGTSLPEPESKRDDVAKDFYWALSEFLYTPGGRTLFQAGMVKAQLSNCFLNVVSDSLDLIFKTYSDNAQLLKWSGGTGSSWTPVRATGSFIKGTGVGSQGVVPFLKIANDVNVSINRSGKRRGAGCVYLETWHYDIEDFLELRKNTGDERRRTHDIDTANWIPDLFMKRVRENAEWTLFSPDEAPDLHELYGKEFENRYVEYERRADRGEMKLWRRVVAKDLWKKMLIMLFETGHPWITWKDPSNLRSPQDHVGVVHSSNLCTEITLNTSSDETAVCNLGSLNFAKFVSNGVFDRDLIEKVTRIAVRMLDNVIDVNYYPIPEARRSNMRHRPLGLGIRGYHDALYLLDINFDSKEAVEFADESMEMVSYHALLASSELAKERGTYTSYKGSKWSRNILPQDTIDILEAERGEKIPLVRTGKLDWTPVREHIRKFGMRNSNVLAIAPTASTANLVGCIPCMEPIYKNIYVKSNKEGDFVVVNKHLVNDLKKLGLWNRDMLNQLKYQDGSIQGIQGIPAALKGKYKEVFEIHSSWLVEAAARRGKWIDQSQSLNIFFRNVSGRELSDIYFRAWELGLKTTYYLRTLGASQVEKSTVSTTEFGSTHLREKGGASPLAASLVEPSGIAPQSAAGVPPSTLPVQETSSVSQSAPSSTGEPKLCLIADPDCEACQG; this is translated from the coding sequence ATGACCGAAACAGCACAAAAAATAAAGAAACGGAACGGAGATATCGTTGATTTTGATGCGAGGAAAATAGAGCGTGCCCTGAAAGGTGCTTTTGTAGAGGTGAAGGGAAAGAGTGATGATGCTCGTATACACGCTATTTCCGGCGCGGTTGCCTCGAAACTTTTGCAGGCGTTTCCTCGTACGGTGCCGTCAGTCGAACATGTGCAGGATTTCGCAGAGAAAGAATTGATGCTTGAAGGGCTTTTTGATGTTGCAAAAGCCTATATTATTTATCGATACGAGCACGCAAAGATTCGCGAAGAGCGCAAGCAAGAAATTTCGCGGAAAATCGAGCAGCATGAACTCTCCGTCACCAAACGCTCGGGCAAGAAAGAAGTGTTTTCTCTAGACAAAATCCGCCGGACACTGGGCTATCACATGATAGGCATAGAGAAGGATATCGATCTTGAGGCGATACTTCGCCAGTGTCGTCTCGAGGTATATGATGGCATTTCGACGAAAGATGTGGCGCGCGTTCTCACGATGATTGTGCGCTCAATGATTGAGTATGACCCGGCGTATTCGAAACTGGCAACCAATTTGCTCTTGGATCGTTTGTATCGAGAGGTTTTGGGCGCCGACGTGACCAAAGAGACGCTCTTGGAGCGGCATAAGCAGATTTTCCAGCGCAATATTCTTTGGGGCGTGAAGAAGGGTATATTTGATGCTCGTATGTTGGGTTTCGATCTGGAAAAGCTTGCTAATCTTTTTGTGCTCGAGAATGACCAACTCTTTGAGTATATGGGACTCGAGATTCTTTCCTCCCGATATCTCTTGGAGGATCCTGAGACGAAATTGCCACTCGAGACGCCACAGATGTTTTGGATGCGTATTGCAATGGGGACAAGTCTCCCTGAACCGGAGTCGAAGCGCGATGATGTGGCAAAAGACTTTTATTGGGCGCTCTCGGAATTTCTCTATACCCCAGGCGGGCGAACGCTTTTCCAGGCGGGTATGGTGAAGGCGCAGCTTTCGAATTGTTTCCTCAATGTAGTGTCCGATTCGCTTGATCTTATTTTCAAAACGTACTCCGATAATGCGCAACTCCTCAAATGGAGCGGTGGAACGGGATCGTCGTGGACGCCTGTTCGCGCGACAGGCTCGTTTATCAAAGGTACGGGCGTCGGGAGTCAGGGTGTCGTGCCGTTTCTCAAGATTGCCAATGATGTGAATGTGTCTATCAATCGCAGTGGGAAGCGTCGTGGTGCGGGGTGTGTTTATTTGGAGACGTGGCACTACGATATCGAAGACTTTCTCGAACTTCGCAAGAATACCGGAGATGAGCGTCGGCGTACGCATGATATCGATACGGCGAACTGGATTCCAGATCTTTTTATGAAGCGAGTGCGAGAGAATGCCGAGTGGACACTCTTCTCGCCAGATGAGGCGCCGGATTTGCATGAACTCTACGGCAAAGAGTTCGAGAATCGCTATGTGGAATATGAACGTCGGGCTGATCGGGGTGAGATGAAGCTCTGGCGGCGAGTAGTCGCGAAGGATTTGTGGAAGAAGATGTTGATTATGTTGTTTGAGACGGGACACCCGTGGATTACTTGGAAGGATCCTTCCAATCTTCGTTCGCCACAAGATCATGTGGGCGTCGTGCACTCTTCAAACCTTTGCACGGAAATCACACTCAACACCTCGTCAGATGAGACAGCCGTGTGCAATCTTGGATCGCTCAACTTTGCCAAATTTGTCTCAAATGGGGTCTTTGATCGAGATCTTATCGAAAAGGTGACGCGCATTGCGGTTCGCATGCTCGACAATGTCATCGACGTCAACTACTATCCGATTCCTGAGGCGCGTCGTTCCAATATGCGGCATCGACCGCTCGGGCTCGGCATTCGTGGCTATCATGATGCGCTCTATCTCCTTGATATCAACTTTGATTCCAAAGAAGCAGTGGAGTTTGCGGATGAATCCATGGAGATGGTTTCGTACCATGCGCTTCTCGCGTCGTCTGAGCTCGCAAAGGAACGTGGAACGTATACGAGCTATAAGGGTTCGAAGTGGAGTCGAAATATTTTGCCGCAGGATACCATAGACATTCTTGAGGCGGAGCGTGGAGAGAAGATTCCTTTGGTGCGAACGGGGAAACTTGATTGGACACCGGTTCGCGAGCATATACGGAAGTTTGGTATGCGGAACTCAAATGTATTGGCGATTGCTCCGACAGCAAGTACGGCGAATCTTGTTGGATGTATCCCTTGCATGGAACCGATATACAAGAATATCTATGTGAAGTCGAACAAAGAAGGCGACTTCGTGGTGGTAAACAAGCATTTGGTGAATGATCTCAAGAAACTCGGACTTTGGAATCGTGATATGCTCAACCAGCTGAAGTATCAGGATGGAAGTATACAGGGAATACAAGGTATCCCAGCAGCGCTGAAGGGAAAATACAAGGAAGTGTTTGAAATTCATTCATCGTGGCTCGTGGAAGCGGCGGCGCGGCGCGGGAAGTGGATCGATCAATCTCAATCGCTCAATATCTTCTTCCGCAATGTATCTGGGCGCGAATTGTCAGATATTTACTTTCGCGCGTGGGAGCTTGGACTCAAGACGACGTATTATCTCCGAACACTGGGGGCATCGCAGGTAGAGAAGTCCACGGTGTCGACGACTGAATTTGGCTCAACTCACCTTCGGGAGAAGGGTGGAGCATCTCCTTTGGCAGCTTCTCTCGTGGAGCCGTCAGGAATAGCGCCCCAATCGGCTGCCGGTGTGCCGCCTTCGACACTTCCTGTTCAGGAGACAAGTTCGGTTTCACAGAGCGCCCCATCTTCTACTGGAGAGCCGAAGCTTTGCCTTATTGCTGACCCTGATTGTGAAGCGTGCCAGGGATAG
- a CDS encoding Fe-Mn family superoxide dismutase, translating into MKTSYQPQDFKRLLGMEGMSDALLSNHFTLYEGYVKNTNTVAELLAGKEPGTPEYAELKRRFGWEWDGMRLHELYFGNLTKESKPLMHDESVVSGSLVQSFGSVEAWEKDFRAVGAMRGIGWVILAKDAESGNLFNVWINEHDAGHLAGATPLLVMDVFEHAFMLDYGLKRADYIETFFKAIDWEVVEGRL; encoded by the coding sequence ATGAAGACGTCGTATCAACCACAAGATTTCAAGCGGCTTTTGGGAATGGAGGGGATGAGTGATGCGCTTCTGAGCAATCATTTCACACTCTACGAGGGGTATGTGAAGAATACAAATACGGTTGCGGAATTGCTCGCTGGTAAGGAGCCGGGCACGCCGGAATATGCGGAATTGAAACGACGATTTGGCTGGGAGTGGGATGGTATGCGGCTTCACGAGTTGTATTTCGGGAACTTGACCAAAGAAAGTAAGCCATTGATGCATGATGAAAGCGTTGTTTCGGGTTCTCTGGTGCAGTCATTTGGGAGTGTCGAGGCATGGGAGAAGGATTTCCGTGCTGTCGGAGCGATGCGAGGGATTGGCTGGGTGATTCTTGCCAAGGATGCGGAGAGTGGCAATCTCTTCAATGTCTGGATCAATGAGCATGACGCCGGACACTTGGCGGGTGCAACACCGCTTCTTGTGATGGATGTATTTGAACATGCGTTTATGCTGGACTACGGATTGAAGCGCGCGGATTATATTGAAACTTTTTTCAAAGCGATTGATTGGGAAGTAGTTGAGGGAAGGCTGTAG
- the ahpC gene encoding peroxiredoxin → MSEYGYGVEIGEKVPDFDLTLYHKDKIVERKLSDFFGKWTVLFFYPADFTFVCPTELEDLADHYEDFQKLDTEVFGVSTDTVYTHKAWHDHSKAIEKVQFPMIADRTAELTMEFGVYIEEEGNARRGTFIIDPDGVLQSYEVNSNNIGRSAEEILRKLRAAQFVREHGGEVCPANWKPGAKTLKPGLDLVGKI, encoded by the coding sequence ATGAGTGAGTATGGATATGGTGTTGAAATCGGCGAAAAGGTTCCCGACTTCGATTTGACACTCTACCACAAAGACAAGATTGTGGAAAGGAAGCTCTCGGATTTCTTTGGGAAATGGACGGTACTGTTCTTCTATCCGGCGGATTTTACCTTTGTGTGTCCGACGGAGCTTGAGGATTTGGCGGATCACTACGAGGATTTTCAGAAGCTCGATACGGAAGTGTTTGGCGTGAGCACGGACACGGTGTATACACACAAGGCATGGCATGATCACTCCAAGGCGATTGAGAAGGTGCAATTTCCCATGATTGCTGATCGAACGGCTGAATTGACGATGGAGTTTGGCGTATACATTGAGGAAGAAGGAAATGCACGTCGCGGAACCTTTATCATTGATCCAGATGGAGTTTTGCAGTCATACGAAGTGAACTCGAATAATATCGGGCGATCTGCAGAAGAAATACTGCGCAAACTTCGTGCGGCGCAGTTTGTCCGCGAACATGGTGGCGAAGTATGCCCCGCCAACTGGAAACCCGGCGCGAAGACGTTGAAGCCAGGACTTGATTTGGTAGGGAAGATATAG